One window from the genome of Vanessa tameamea isolate UH-Manoa-2023 chromosome 13, ilVanTame1 primary haplotype, whole genome shotgun sequence encodes:
- the Tum gene encoding rac GTPase-activating protein 1: protein MSTDNSDTGAGIALSLVAQFDDINRLNSVLNDGASEECFLAFVKQMEWVRTQWASAEAEAARLQTELDEALRTLAKWEAKFAHVRKLLDGEKRERNIVMKKYNELSKLLDMARDLLFNDNRAKLNNETLQKLAFLNGTAQQDHNAKLSGVPELNSTGTLLSEMSYSRSEDDLDLSLASTRRSWVQRGGWTARENPPANKKRRSSTSSATKTVELQGGKVLATATTTLTLERAPTTHDLKPPQNFQPISESSDEGPPARKSATRLSGRSVPKQECMPTAPPISESESAPDTPRAPPQRTPSVVSAAYGGSPRVRPRQHNFVAKNFYKRETCGPCGKTIKFAKVGVKCEQCRAQAHPECRSLLPLPCVPPGRAHSAQEGSIADFAPSTPPMVPALLVHCINEVEKRGLNERGIYRISAVDKDVKRLKERFLRGCGSPQLSTEDIHIVCGCIKDFLRSLREPLVSSALWSDFMDAAKLSEPTDATASVVQAVSQLPQPNRDTLAFLVLHLQKVAESPDCEMGIDNLAKIFGPTVVGYGMMTQAAEMYTATTQMVNVMQLLLRLPGDYWAQWACAPASPPPARPRGFFFSPHDTGISRKKRNYFQ from the exons ATGAGTACAGACAATTCAGATACGGGTGCAGGCATCGCCCTCTCGTTAGTGGCCCAATTCGACGATATAAATCGCTTAAATAGTGTTTTAAACGATGGAGCTTCGGAAGAAT GTTTCCTGGCATTTGTTAAGCAAATGGAATGGGTTCGCACCCAATGGGCGTCAGCTGAGGCAGAGGCCGCCCGGCTCCAGACCGAACTAGATGAGGCTTTGAGAACATTGGCAAAGTGGGAAGCAAAGTTTGCTCATGTGCGAAAACTCTTGGATGGAGAGAAAAGAGAAAGAAACATAGTCATGaagaaatataatgaattg AGCAAGCTACTCGATATGGCCAGAGACTTGCTGTTCAATGACAATAGAGCTAAGTTGAATAATGAAACACTGCAAAAGCTAGCTTTTCTCAATGGGACTGCACAACAAGATCATAATGCGAAATTGAGTGGAGTCCCAGAGCTTAATTCTACCG GTACATTGTTATCAGAGATGTCATACTCTCGCTCTGAAGATGATCTTGACTTATCACTAGCATCAACTCGACGTTCATGGGTACAACGTGGTGGATGGACTGCAAGAGAGAACCCCCCTGCTAATAAGAAACGTCGTTCTTCTACATCATCTGCGACTAAG ACGGTTGAGCTGCAAGGTGGTAAGGTGCTGGCCACCGCCACGACTACCTTGACGCTTGAGCGTGCTCCCACTACACACGACCTCAAGCCGCCGCAGAACTTC CAACCAATATCAGAAAGTAGCGATGAGGGTCCCCCAGCTCGAAAATCAGCTACTCGTCTCTCCGGTCGCAGTGTACCCAAACAAGAGTGTATGCCTACAGCCCCACCGATAAgtg aaTCTGAAAGTGCACCAGACACCCCCCGGGCACCGCCGCAGCGCACACCTTCAGTAGTATCAGCTGCCTATGGTGGTTCCCCTCGGGTGAGACCGAGGCAGCACAATTTCGTCGCAAAGAACTTTTATAAGCGGGAAACTTGTGGACCTTGTGGGAAAAC AATCAAGTTCGCGAAGGTCGGCGTGAAGTGCGAGCAGTGCCGTGCGCAGGCGCATCCCGAGTGTCGCTCGCTGCTGCCGCTGCCCTGCGTGCCGCCCGGCCGAGCGCACAGCGCGCAG gaGGGCAGTATAGCCGACTTCGCTCCGTCTACACCGCCCATGGTGCCTGCGCTGTTGGTACACTGCATCAACGAGGTGGAGAAGAGAGGTTTAAACGAGCGGGGCATATACCGCATAAGTGCGGTGGATAAAGATGTTAAACGATTAAAG GAACGCTTCCTGCGCGGTTGCGGGTCACCCCAACTGTCAACCGAAGACATCCATATAGTCTGCGGATGCATTAAGGACTTTTTAAGATCACTACGAGAGCCTCTTGTGTCAAGTGCCCTCTGGAGTGACTTCATGGATGCCGCTAAGCTATCAGAACCTACAGATGCAACTGCATCAGTCGTACAGGCGGTGAGCCAACTACCTCAACCCAATCGGGACACATTGGCTTTCTTAGTGCTACATTTGCAAAA GGTAGCCGAAAGTCCTGATTGCGAAATGGGTATAGACAACTTGGCGAAGATCTTTGGCCCGACGGTTGTCGGCTACGGGATGATGACTCAGGCTGCAGAGATGT